The stretch of DNA ACATGGTCGACGTCACCGACAAGCCGGCCACCGACCGCACCGCCAGGGCCGAGGGCAGCATCGTGATGAAGCCTGAGACCCTTGCGCTGATCCGCGAGGGCGACGCCAAGAAGGGCGACGTGATCGGCACCGCGCGGCTGGCCGGCATCATGGCGGCCAAGCGCACCCACGAGCTGATCCCCCTGTGCCACCCGCTGCTGCTCTCGAAGGTCCGGGTGGAGATCGAGCCCGACGACGCGCTGCCCGGCCTGCGCATCGCCGCCGAGGTCCGGGTCCAGGGCCCGACCGGCGTCGAGATGGAGGCGCTCACCGCCGTCTCGGTGGCATGTCTGACCGTCTACGACATGGTGAAGGCCGTGGATCGCGGCATGCGGATCGAGGGCATCCGGCTGACCGCCAAGGATGGCGGCCGGTCCGGCACCTACCGGGCCCCTGCCGTATGAGCGGCCTGATTCCGGTCGCCGAGGCGCTGGCGCGGGTCCTGGCCAGCGTCACGGGCCCGGTGGAAGCCGAGACCATGCCGTTGGCCCAGGCCGCCGGCCGCACGCTCGCTGCCGACATCGTCGCGTCGCGGACCCAGCCGCCGTTTCCCGCCTCGGCCATGGACGGCTACGCGGTGCGCAGCGCCGATGCGGACCATATCGACGCCCGTCTGCGGCTCATCGGCACTAGCGCGGCCGGTCACGGCTTCACCGGGCAGGTCGGAGAGGGCGAGGCGGTGCGGATCTTCACCGGCGCGCCGGTACCGAACGGCGCCGACGCGATCCTGATCCAGGAAGATGCGCGCGCCGAGGACGGTATTGTCCGTGTCCTCGAAGCGGTCGAGCCCGGCCGCTTCATCCGCCGGGCCGGCCTGGACTTCACCGCGGGTGACACCCTGTTGACGGCGGGCCTCGGCCTCGATGCCCGCCGCCTCGCCCTGGCGGCCGCAGCCGGCCACCCGTGCCTGTCGGTCCGGCGCAGGCCCCGGGTCGCGATCCTGGCGACGGGAGACGAATTGGTGGAGCCCGGCGCGACGCCGGCCTGGGATCAGATCGTCGCGTCGAACAGCCTCGCGCTCGCGGCCCTGGCGGCCGAGGCCGGTGCCGAGATCATCGATCTGGGCATCGCGGCGGACGATCACGGCGCCCTGGAGGACGCCTTCCGGCGCGCGCGCGGGGCGCGGGCCGACCTGCTGATCACGCTCGGCGGCGCC from Methylobacterium sp. PvR107 encodes:
- the moaC gene encoding cyclic pyranopterin monophosphate synthase MoaC, giving the protein MQPGTTLTHLDTSGAANMVDVTDKPATDRTARAEGSIVMKPETLALIREGDAKKGDVIGTARLAGIMAAKRTHELIPLCHPLLLSKVRVEIEPDDALPGLRIAAEVRVQGPTGVEMEALTAVSVACLTVYDMVKAVDRGMRIEGIRLTAKDGGRSGTYRAPAV
- the glp gene encoding gephyrin-like molybdotransferase Glp gives rise to the protein MSGLIPVAEALARVLASVTGPVEAETMPLAQAAGRTLAADIVASRTQPPFPASAMDGYAVRSADADHIDARLRLIGTSAAGHGFTGQVGEGEAVRIFTGAPVPNGADAILIQEDARAEDGIVRVLEAVEPGRFIRRAGLDFTAGDTLLTAGLGLDARRLALAAAAGHPCLSVRRRPRVAILATGDELVEPGATPAWDQIVASNSLALAALAAEAGAEIIDLGIAADDHGALEDAFRRARGARADLLITLGGASVGDHDLVQAALAREGLELGFWRVALRPGKPLMHGRLGDMLVIGLPGNPVSSIVCGLLFVIPAIRALQGDPQAGADRSEPATLGRDLPANDGRADYMRASLAFDPGQLPVATPEQRQDSSMLAVLGRSEALLIRAPHEPPAQAGDLCRIIRLDRRLL